In one Molothrus ater isolate BHLD 08-10-18 breed brown headed cowbird chromosome 6, BPBGC_Mater_1.1, whole genome shotgun sequence genomic region, the following are encoded:
- the LRRC4C gene encoding leucine-rich repeat-containing protein 4C: MLNKMTLHPQQIMIGPRFNRALFDPLLVVLLALQLLVVAGLVRAQTCPSVCSCSNQFSKVICVRKNLRDVPDGISTNTRLLNLHENQIQIIKVNSFKHLRHLEILQLSRNHIRTIEIGAFNGLANLNTLELFDNRLTTIPNGAFVYLSKLKELWLRNNPIESIPSYAFNRIPSLRRLDLGELKRLSYISEGAFEGLSNLRYLNLAMCNLREIPNLTPLVKLDELDLSGNHLTAIRPGSFQGLMHLQKLWMIQSQIQVIERNAFDNLQSLVEINLAHNNLTLLPHDLFTPLRLERIHLHHNPWNCNCDILWLSWWIKDKAPSNTACCARCHTPPSLKGRYIGELDLNYFTCYAPVIVEPPADLNVTEGMAAEMKCRASTSLTSVSWITPNGSVMTHGAYRVRIAVLSDGTLNFTKVTVQDTGLYTCMVSNSVGNTTASATLNVTALDNPGYTYFSTVTVETVEPSQDEAQTTEQVGPTPVTNWETINMTTSLTPQSTRSTEKTFTIPVTDANNGIPGIDEVMKTTKIIIGCFVAITLMAAVMLVIFYKMRKQHHRQSHHAPTRTVEIINVDDELTGDTPIESHLPMPAIEHEHLNHYNSYKSPFNHTTTVNTINSIHSSVHEPLLIRMNSKDNVQETQI; the protein is encoded by the coding sequence ATGTTGAACAAGATGACCTTACATCCACAGCAGATAATGATAGGTCCTAGGTTTAACAGGGCCCTATTTGACCCCCTGCTTGTGGTGCTGTTGGCTCTTCAGCTTCTTGTGGTGGCTGGTCTAGTGAGGGCCCAAACTTGCCCTTctgtctgctcctgcagcaacCAGTTCAGTAAAGTGATTTGTGTACGGAAAAATCTTAGAGACGTGCCAGACGGCATCTCCACCAACACCCGGCTACTCAATCTCCATGAGAACCAGATTCAAATCATTAAAGTTAATAGCTTCAAGCATCTGAGGCACCTAGaaatcctgcagctcagcaggaatCACATCAGAACAATTGAAATAGGGGCTTTCAATGGTCTGGCCAATCTCAACACTTTGGAACTCTTTGACAATCGTCTGACCACTATCCCAAATGGGGCTTTTGTATACCTATCAAAACTGAAGGAACTGTGGTTGAGAAACAACCCCATTGAGAGCATCCCTTCTTATGCTTTTAACAGAATCCCTTCTCTCCGGAGGTTGGATTTGGGGGAATTGAAAAGGCTTTCATACATCTCAGAAGGTGCCTTTGAAGGTCTGTCCAACTTGAGGTATTTGAACCTTGCCATGTGCAATCTTCGAGAGATTCCTAACCTTACTCCACTTGTAAAACTGGATGAGTTAGATCTTTCTGGGAATCATCTGACTGCCATCCGGCCAGGTTCTTTCCAAGGGTTGATGCATCTTCAGAAATTGTGGATGATACAGTCCCAGATTCAAGTGAtagaaagaaatgcttttgaTAACCTTCAGTCACTTGTAGAGATCAACCTGGCACACAACAATCTAACACTACTGCCTCATGACCTGTTCACACCGCTCCGCCTAGAAAGGATCCACTTGCATCACAATCCTTGGAACTGCAACTGTGATATCCTTTGGCTCAGCTGGTGGATTAAAGACAAGGCACCCTCCAACACTGCATGCTGTGCCCGTTGCCACACGCCCCCCAGTTTAAAAGGAAGATACATTGGTGAGCTGGACCTGAATTACTTCACATGTTATGCTCCAGTCATAGTGGAGCCACCAGCAGACCTCAACGTCACAGAAGGCATGGCTGCAGAGATGAAATGCCGGGCATCGACCTCCCTGACCTCCGTATCTTGGATTACTCCAAATGGATCTGTAATGACACATGGGGCATACAGAGTTCGGATTGCTGTGCTCAGTGATGGCACATTAAATTTTACCAAGGTAACTGTGCAAGACACGGGTTTGTACACATGCATGGTGAGTAACTCTGTCGGGAATACCACGGCTTCTGCCACGCTGAATGTGACTGCCCTGGATAACCCTGGTTACACGTACTTTTCAACCGTCACAGTAGAGACTGTGGAACCTTCTCAGGATGAGGCACAGACCACAGAGCAGGTTGGGCCCACACCAGTTACCAACTGGGAAACCATTAACATGACAACCTCACTCACTCCACAGAGCACAAGATCAACAGAAAAAACGTTCACCATTCCTGTGACGGACGCAAACAACGGGATCCCAGGAATAGATGAGGTTATGAAGACTACCAAAATCATAATTGGTTGTTTTGTGGCTATCACTCTCATGGCTGCTGTGATGCTGGTAATTTTCTACAAAATGAGGAAACAGCATCACCGGCAGAGCCATCATGCTCCAACACGGACTGTAGAGATCATTAATGTGGATGATGAGCTTACAGGTGACACACCCATAGAGAGTCATTTGCCCATGCCAGCAATAGAGCATGAGCACTTAAATCACTATAACTCTTATAAATCTCCTTTCAACCACACAACAACAGTTAACACAATAAATTCAATACACAGTTCAGTGCATGAACCGTTATTGATCCGAATGAACTCGAAAGACAATGTTCAAGAGACTCAAATCTAA